From the Kribbella sp. CA-293567 genome, the window GTACGGGGAACCGGCGGGACAGCAGAACGAGGCCTAGGGCAACCAATGGGAGCAGCTGCAGCGCGTGGATGCCGAGGAAGTGCCCGACCCGCAGGTCGCCGCCCTCGGTACTCCAGCCGGTGATGGGCATCCCAGCTCCGTCGTCCTCGGCGCCGACCGAGTGTGCGCCGAAGAAGTCCTCCCGGCCGGTCTCCGCCAGCGCCTGCTCCTGGGCCGGAGTACTGCGGAACATCAGCGATCCGGCCAGCATGCCGACCAGGCTGGTGCCCAGCGCGAGCCGGATACTCCAGCGCAGCGCCCGGTCACCCGGCTTGTCGAAGAGCAGTTGCACGGCGATCACGAAGGCGGCGATCCAGATCACGTAGACCGCCAGCGCCATCAGGTTGTGCATAAGTGTGTCGGTGGGCGTCGACTGGTTGAAGTGCAACTGCCGGCCGCGCACCACGACCTGCCCGGTGATGATCACCATCTCGGCCGCTACCCCCGCGGCCAGCACGGTCCCCATCCACCAGCCGAGCCGGCGGGCCCTGGTCTGCAAGGACAGCAACCAGGCCAGCGTCAGGCTGTACGCCGCGAAGCTCATCGCGAACTTGAGCGGTTTCATCCAGATCGGATGACCCAGCAGCTGCCGATCGTCGAGCAGAGCGCCGGCGACGCCGACCCCGATCATCACGGTCAGCCCGAGCGTGACGGCCAGCAGTGGCCGATGCAGCCGCCGCGGACGATCCGGCAACGCCGGTACTACGGTTCGGATTTCCCCCACAGAAGTCATACGTCGATCTTCGGCAGCCCCCACCCCCGGAGCAACAGCGGCGAACCCCGGTCCGATGCTGGTGTCTCCCCCACCCGGACAGGGAGAAACCCTGACCTGACGGACAAGTAGGAGTGCCGGCCGTCCGGCAACGCCACCGGGCGGCCGGCACTCGTTCAGGGGGTCAGAGGAGTCCCAGGGCAGCGGACTCCTCGTCGGTGAAGAGGCGGGAGCGGATCAGGAAGCGGACGCCTTCGGGGGCCTCCACCGAGAAGCCGCTGCCACGGCCTTTGACCACGTCGACGGTCAGATGGGTGTGCTTCCAGTACTCGTACTGGTTCTTCGCCATCCAGAACGAGATCGGCCGGTCCAGCCCGTCGACGGCGAGATCACCCAGGTGGATGTCCGCGTTGCCGGTCCTGAACTCGCCGTCGGGGTAGCACATCGGCGAACTGCCGTCGCAGCACCCGCCCGACTGGTGGAACATCAGCGGGCCGTGCAGTTCGGTGAGCCGGCGGAGCAGCTCCGCCGTCTCCTCGGTGTACGAAACCCTGTCCACCATGACGATCAGAAGAACCCGAGCTTGTTCGGGCTGTAGCTGACCAGCAGGTTCTTGGTCTGCTGGTAGTGGTCGAGCATCATCTTGTGGTTCTCGCGCCCGATCCCGGAGTTCTTGTAGCCGCCGAAGGCCGCGTGCGCGGGGTACGCGTGGTAGCAGTTGGTCCAGACCCGGCCGGCCTGGATCTCCCGGCCCGCCCGGTACGCCGTGTTCATGTCCCGCGACCAGACCCCGGCGCCCAGCCCGTACAGGGTGTCGTTGGCGATCTTCATCGCGTCGGCGTAGTCGTCGAACTTCGCCACCGAGACGACCGGGCCGAAGATCTCCTCCTGGAAGATCCGCATCTTGTTCTCGCCCTCGAAGATGGTCGGCTGGATGTAGTACCCGCCGCTCAGGTCGGCCTTCTCGCCACCGGTGATCACCTTGGCGCCCTCGGCCTTGCCGATGTCGATGTAGGACAGGATCTTCTCGTACTGGTCGTTGCTGGCCTGGGCGCCCATCATCGTGTCGGTGTCCAGCGGGTTGCCCTGCTTGACCGCCTCGGTGCGCGCCTTGGCGTCGGCCAGGAACGAGTCGTAGATGCCGGCCTGGATCAGCGCCCGGGACGGGCAGGTGCAGACCTCGCCCTGGTTCAGCGCGAACATCGTGAAGCCCTCGAGCGCCTTGTCGTAGAAGTCGTCCCGGGCCGAGGCGACGTCGTCGAAGAAGATGTTCGGGCTCTTGCCGCCGAGTTCCAGCGTCACCGGGATGATGTTCTCCGACGCGTACTGCATGATCAGCCGGCCGGTCGTGGTCTCACCAGTGAACGCGACCTTGGCAACTCTGTTGCTGGAGGCAAGCGGTTTGCCGGCTTCGACGCCGAACCCGTTGACGATGTTCAGCACGCCCGGCGGGATCAGGTCGGCGATCAGTTCCATCAGCACGTGGATCGAGGCCGGGGTCTGCTCGGCCGGCTTCAGGACGACGGCGTTGCCGGCCGCGAGCGCCGGTGCCAGCTTCCAGGTCGCCATCAGGATCGGGAAGTTCCACGGGATGATCTGCGCGACCACGCCGAG encodes:
- a CDS encoding DUF779 domain-containing protein, producing the protein MVDRVSYTEETAELLRRLTELHGPLMFHQSGGCCDGSSPMCYPDGEFRTGNADIHLGDLAVDGLDRPISFWMAKNQYEYWKHTHLTVDVVKGRGSGFSVEAPEGVRFLIRSRLFTDEESAALGLL
- the adh gene encoding aldehyde dehydrogenase, producing the protein MTIYAAPGSDGSPIEFKSRYDHFIGGEWVPPAKGNYFENPSPVTGANFTEIARGTADDVEAALDAAHGAAPGWGRTSVAERANILNKIADRIEDNLELLAVAETWDNGKAVRETLAADLPLAIDHFRYFAGALRAQEGSISQVDDDTVAYHFHEPLGVVAQIIPWNFPILMATWKLAPALAAGNAVVLKPAEQTPASIHVLMELIADLIPPGVLNIVNGFGVEAGKPLASSNRVAKVAFTGETTTGRLIMQYASENIIPVTLELGGKSPNIFFDDVASARDDFYDKALEGFTMFALNQGEVCTCPSRALIQAGIYDSFLADAKARTEAVKQGNPLDTDTMMGAQASNDQYEKILSYIDIGKAEGAKVITGGEKADLSGGYYIQPTIFEGENKMRIFQEEIFGPVVSVAKFDDYADAMKIANDTLYGLGAGVWSRDMNTAYRAGREIQAGRVWTNCYHAYPAHAAFGGYKNSGIGRENHKMMLDHYQQTKNLLVSYSPNKLGFF